The nucleotide window GGAGTCTTTGGTCCTCAGCAGGTGTTTTGGTGGGGGTCTTAGCTCTCCATTGTAGATGGGGTTCATGATCAAAATCCCTCACTGCACCCCGGGGAGCTCTGTTCTGAGCTCTTACTGGCTGACGGTAAGTGTATCCCTCCTTTGTTGGAATTAGTTTGTTTTTGAGTGGTTGTCCTCGCAGCTCTGGTGGGGGGATTCTACTCCCGAAAGGCCGTCCATGTCTGTCTATCCTCTGGTGGAAAGGTTCCTTAGCTGAGACCACGCGTGGTGGACGAGATGGGGAGTTGTAGTTCTGATACGCACGTCTTGACGTAGGAGATACCGCGGGTATAGCTGTCTCTTCATCCCTTTTTGAGTCTTCACATGATGACAGGTGGGGCTTTGAAAACCTTGGACAGTTTTTGTCTTCGTGTGTTAGCATGAAGCATTTGGAGCAGTGAGATTTGAGCTCTTCATATTCCAGTACGACAGTCAGATCTTCACCTGAGTCGAACTCAATCAGAGGGTCCATAATCAGAGGTTTGAGGCCATCAATCAAAACTCTAACCCTTGCAGACGTCTTCGAGATGTGATACCCTTCCAGATGACCTAGCTCATGACCTATTTTAGTTATGACCTTTTCATGCCAGAAGTGTAGAGGCAGTCCTTGGAGGCGGACCCAAAAAGGGATTTGGGAGGGGAAGGTTGGAGAAATGACCGGTTCCCAACGTTGGAGGATAACCATCCAATGATGGTAGTGGTATGGTCTGTTTGCTAGAActtccttcaaatcttcttctAGGTCAAATCTGAACTGAAAGCAGTTCAGACCAAGATCTGCTCCGGTGACTTTGCCTTTAAGGGACCAGTTTCTTGGGAGAGAGGTCATAAGGGATCCTATCGGTTGTTCTCTGGCATTTGTGACCCTTCCAATGAGAGTAAGGGCATTATCTTTTATCAACGCCGAAGTGTCGATCTCTGGTGCTCGGATACGTTTCCGCACTGGCTCTCCCGCTAGCGGTGCAAGACTTTTGCCTTTCTCAGATGCTGTGAATCTTCTGGAGTCCATGGCTGAGGGGAAGTTTCGGTCGTCGGGAGAAATGAGTGACTGTGAGGACCGAGGAAGAAGATGTAGGAGATCTGCTGTAGAAGCTGCTGTCGAAAGGACTGTCGAAGTTGCTGTCTGAGGAGTAACCGTCGACCCAGAGCAGCAGTGCCACAATCCGAGACTCTCTGGCTTTACACCAGAGGGAGGAGCTCTGGTGGTTAGATGCCGGAAGCCGGTGGTCTCTGAATCGGAGCTTCAAGGACCGGTGTGTAAAGACCAGTGAGGTCTATTACCCAGCGGAAACTTCCAGAAGAAGTAACAATTTGAAAAGATGCGTCCTAGGTGCAGAGAAACTTAACCAAAAGTGGAAAGTCAACTTTCGAAGCTTGTAGCGGACCGGGGGTTAAGGATTCTTCTTGGAGCTCGTGCCTGAGAGCAGTTTCAAATACGTTTCTTGAACAAACCTCATATAAAAATAGAACAATTTTGCTTTATATGTCCTTGTGGCTGAGATATAGAGGTCAGAAACACCATTCATGCTAGGAAAACTCGAAAGCTATTTGAAACTCTCATGTCCTTGTAGCTGAGATAAATATGTAACCTTTAGTTCTTGTAATTGATTCATTAATCTGATATTTACAATctagcaaaaaaataaataacaatctGCAATAACTATCTTTCGAAAACACATTTTAATTATAACCACATTTTCCCCTAATTTCATACACATGGTAATATTCTTAATGCATATTGGTAAATAAGAGTATGATATTGTTGTCTTAAGAATTCGAACGTCGGACATCTCATAAACCCTTTGAAAACTTTAACTTAATTATACCAATGTCATTAGAGCAACCTTATTGATAAGGTTCTAATATTGAAGTTCTaatttggtttattattttaatagagttgaattattagattaattttaaatatttttctaaatatcaAACCACTTATAAATTGACATTTTTAAAGAGGAATtctaaaaatatctaattttagatatttttcatcttttctcttatttttctttatttattttgtttaaatactTATAGCCACAAGCAAGCTCAGAAGAATCGAATCATCGCCTAAAAGCAAGGGAATGAACTCACGAAATATCAATCAATGGACATGCTCCGGCACATATGTATAGTGCTTTGCTTAgtgaaatttgaaatatttaaaatgaaatattagaGAAGACTAGAAGAGTTATTAGTTACTGAATTAAATATGAATCATGGACGTGGTTTCTACCTAGATATTCCATTGGGACTGGAACCAATTTAATAATGAAATCGTTGATCAACAAGATAGATTTGCTTCCCTTGGACCCAACAAAAAAGTCACTGTTCTCTCAATGTCTCTAAGAAACGCCCATGAGTCGACAGTGTCGGTCCTTCATGCAAACTTATACTCTAATATATTGCAAAAGGAAAATCGGGGATGGGCATCAATCCTtggtataaattttagttttgctGGACGTTATAGACAACATCGTTAATTAATTcacctaaaacaaaaaaaaaacgtcaaTTAtccaatataacattttataggTCCGTTATAATATATCAGCATGGTTTATTAGCTAATATTAACTAACTAATAGTTGATGGAAACTGTTCGaaactgggttccctaccaatATGGTTTCAATCAGCGTATAGTTTGAATATGAATAAAAGTCAAAGTATGAAGTATCATAGTtacatttatatacatatatacataaaaattacGTCACCAAACATAGTAATATGGTGGCCAACTGGCAATGTTTGATGCAGGGTGGGAACCAAACATAGCCTCGACCTCGTTTACCACAAAATTGTCTCCTTCAACATTGATACCACACAGGCACACACAGAGTAGtgatacatatatgatatatgcaATATAAAGTTGAGGCAACGGTATGTGCATTGtgcatatatatttatgtatggTCGTCATAGGTTGTCTAAACCAAGAGACATTATAAGCTGGAATGATACGTAAGAAGAAAGCAAATGTCACAAATCATGTGGGTCTTACAAAAGTAAATTCCATTTCTAACTGAAAACCGTTGTTTAAATACGTTGACCAGGTCAAAGATGTTATTTGACCAACTGTCGCTTCTTTGCGTCCACGTTAACCTCAGCCTCTCAGATTATTGTTTTCTGTTTTATTACTATCCACCTTAACCTCTTACaaattttgtatagaaataTAATACTTGTCGGTACTgttattttatcaatatttCATTTTAGAGTACTCTTAATGGAAGAAATCCAccgaatatatatttttaattatagacTAGTTTTTAtcattcaaaataataattgaatGCTATTTGTAAAATAAGTTTTAGATTTTCTTGAAGGTTTTCAAACAAACAACTTTctctattttcttctttttagattattttatttacttttaattatgAAAGACTTTTAGGAATCTCCATGATAATGCTCTTAGGACATATTCATCCATGGACTTTTATAGAGTctgtcaattttttttagaaataaaaagctaataattaaaagaaattcTATAAAGCTTGCCAAAgactaaattatataattttagatatttcatgagataatcatataaataataattctcTTACAGTAGATTTATTGAGCTAATCTAGAGAGAGAATCAgctatttgaaaaaataaaataataaaaaagcaTGTGAGATATTAAGAAAATTCTTATCGACAAAACTCTCAGATACATGTTATAACTACCGTCACCAAATTGTTgggttaattattttttaaaaaagcgaaaagtaattttatcatttaagaACTATTTTTTCTTTCTCCGAGAAATTTTAACCTTTCATTACCAATAAGACTCCTTTAGAGAACTATTATTAAGAACTCCAGTTTAGGGTTTTCAACCTAAAGGTATTCCCTCTGTTccttaatattatatattctaagaaaaacaattgttttaaaaagatccattttttatactttcaagacatgttttattaactaattgcaaatttcaaaaaacttaattgcactTCTTGAATTGTTATTGgcataaaattatgaaacaaagataaacacaaaaaatatgcaaatttaatatgttttattaaaatgtgtgaaaaatctagaatatataacattaagaaacagagagagtattattttattgtaaatCAGTAACAAAATTCATCATTTTTATGAAGATTAAGTAGTTGATTAAGTAAGACATATGTTGAGTATCTAATTGATTTCTCAAAGTTCTTAATTGATTTCTCGCTCTTACCATTTTTGTATTAGTTTTGTTTACTTTTCAAAATCGTTGATCCTTCATACTTCTTTAACGTATACAGGCCTGGCCAtgaattgttttctttctttctaatcATTGGCAAAACAGACCACTAGCCTGCCCGGCCCACGAAATATTTCTAACTACTATCTAAAGTTGAAACAGGCTCTTGTTTGTTTTAGAACCAAAGTCATTGCATTTGATCAGCAAATCCCTCAGCCATAGTCGCATAGACATTGAAACAAAAGGCAATGGGCCGTTGGTAGATGCATACGGTGACTACACATCGTGTTTTTCAAGGGTGATGCATTGTCCTCTGAGTAATCAAAGCCATTAACTCAAAAGGAGAGTTTCCAGAAAACACATATCGACTCAGAGCAGCTCGTCGTAAACAAAATCAGGGAGCGAGAATCCACCGTTATGTGTCAATCTAGTATCCGTTTTCAAGCAGTGCAAGATAGCATCTAACTAAGCAAGCGACTCTACAAAAGACTTCATGTTCACAACATCTTCCTCCGTTGTTACATGGCTAGGCGGCTTCATAAGCTTCCAAAGCCCAGCAGGATGTCGCTGCTTCCTCACCCTTGCATCCTCCCTCCTCTTCCCAAAGATTCTCTCACACTCCGGATACGGCTTCACATACAAGTTATAAAACCTCTTCATACTCGGTTTAACCAAACCTTTCAACCCAACATCACACCCAAGCCCGCCTCTAAGCTTCAAGTACTCAACCACATCGTACCTCGGCACAATCTGCTTCCGAAAATTCACCCCTAGATACGCGGGGACATCAGCTAAACACTTCACATGAAACCCCATCCTGTTAGTCAAAAACTCAACCTTCTTCTCGACCTCATCCACCTCGTACAAAACCACCCTCGGCTCTTTCCACACAACCTTGAAAGCCTCTCTCCGAATCAGCCCGTGTCTGCATAAACAATCAACTCTAACCTTCACTTCAAACCCAGCACGAAACAACCCTTTCTCAATAATCTCATCTTTGATCACTTCACGGCATTTCAAGGTCTTGATCAACTCCAAACATCTCGAAAGCTCTCCCAGCTCCAAACCAAGAACTCTGGGTTCTCTGAAAATCTCTTTCTTGATCTCCTCTTTGCTAAACCCAATCCTTATAAACTCATCAAGCAACGGCTTAAGCTTGGACTCAATACTAATCCCTAAGATCTCGGGGAAAACGTGAAAGAACCTCTCAACGTTAGGAACATCGATTCCAACTAAAAACTCAACCTTTCTGAGAATCTCAGCCTCGTTTAGTGCAAGAACGTTAGGGAAGGCTTCAAGAACTTTACTTACAGTACTATCGCAAAAGCCTAAACCTTTTAGTACCTTAGTGCATTGGTGAAACTTATCTGGGTTGATTCCGAATCTGCTAGAATGTTCGAGGACGCTTTTGATTGCGGAAGATGAGGAGAGACCAGAGAGAGGAGCTCTCCATTTTTTCAGGAAGTTTGGTCGGAGGACGTTGGGGCAGTCGTGGATCAAGGAGACGAGCTGTTTCTGAGGGAGTTTGAAGGATAGTAAGATGGAGAGAGAAGCTTCGGTTTGGGATAGATCGGAGTTTGAGAGGAAGGTGTTTTTAGAGAGGAAGTGTTGGAGAGAGGAGGGAGGGAACCCGTGACGTTGGAGGAGGTTCGCGAGTGAGATTTGCTTCCTGTAGTTTGATTGCGAAGAGGGGTTTGAGGATAGTGATCGATTTGGTGTGTAGCGAAGGAGATTGATGAAAGGTTTAAGCTTTGAGGCCATTCTGAAAATTTACAGAggaaggaggaagaagagaacaCGATGGATGTCGTGTAAGAAAATTAAGGTTATGATAATTACATTTGTGTCCTCGAagtttttatcttgtttttgaGCAAGGCTCTTACTTTCAATTTTGACATTTTGCCCTTTTCTTCTTTAGGCTTTGTCGTTTTCTCTTGATTGTGTGACTGGCTAAGAAAGAATTGGTTAAGgataatttttatttggttgattATATATCATAGTTACCACAAACTTCAAAGATAGTGTGATTGGAAAGTGTGTGTAAACATTCATATTGAGAGTATCGCTCACCAGGTCACCActgtaacagcccgatcccccggcgtccgaccggggttatcgaaggggcgttatggacacgtgtctactcatttagacaaccctacgtgtcccgttactggtcccgagaggcgagcgcataaccttctttgaaataccgtcacacccacatccatatacttctacttacagtcctgcgcacaggaaaaaaatggaaatggaggagggtgagcaacaagttactcagtgaagtgactctagaccagcctgcccgcacgacactctatactactctatgcgggaactaggactgactagccactacaatcagttaacgCATTTTATCATTTCCTATCACCATCTGTAATTTCTACACacacttccattcatttctaacaacctagtaatcagtcaatacaatgatctcactcattgccacacacgccatccctagacttaaccgactcatcTTACCAGTCCGACTCGATCCTATGACTTCCTTAACTTCCTGTATccgaccatgagctaaaaccctacaatgcaTATCCTTTTCagcttttcatcttttcctcttttcctcttttcctcttttcctcagtgggtagccccccactaggcttctaccccttattcatgtggattcgccacatctcctatgggtgcttccatattcatgtggattcgccacatctcctatggatacctagcgtggactactaCCCCACCTACAatccttagactctctatatgatttcccacccatgcttaaccttaacaacattctttcatacttttacttatccttTCACTTCTTTATCGCTTTCACTTAACCCTTCCCATTCCCAATTACTTCCCCTTTTCATTTCTacttgtacttggactcaatcactagacgccacccgttatcggtgtcacacacaatacacatcgcattcaagttctacttcaataacttttataatcattgttcatctatcaccctagcatttatttctctctagcatcctaacttcaatcacaaccacacatgggacaacacaaccaaacaaacaagtatcaactaccaatcagccattaccacaacaattcaattcaattcatcaagtcccatttatcaatatgagggttcttatgcatcatgatccatTCCTCTATCATCCTAGAAATACCATgtactatcaacctaactcccaaacagggtctaatcaaacctaactccaacatataggagtatacaggaccatgaaagaaggttgggttcgaaacactccaccttatcctagatctggatctggatctggaaacaaGAGACAAGGGAGAGGAGAtcgagatctggtcaccacctCCACCACACGGCGCCGGcaaggagagagagagcgacggcgaggagagaagagagagatcacggagagagagagagagagagaaagagaggcgtgagagaagaagagagaaaaggaaaagagaagcttgacggctagggtttcctagtctctctaaatctctgcagagcttcgctcaagTTTTAGAAATGAGGGAAAAGTGAGAGGCTGCGCCTCTTTTTATAGGGAAGGGTGAAGGGAACCCTAGATTTTTGTCaaatgggccgtagagaagcccattcttttatgaaaatttttgggccagaaaccgggccgttacaaccACAATGATTAATCTCTTCCAGATAGTAAGATAATCAAGAAGGAACAACAGAATGTCCAAATTGCCTCAACAAGCATGTCAGTCTATTTGAAACCAATAATTCAAACAAACAGTCTCTATCAACTTAGCCTGAACATATACCATCCTGAACGAACTATATATTAGTCTATAATTCTCCTGTTTTATTCCAATAATTAATTGTAAAGAaacggtaaaaaaaaaatagtttgatcTAATGTAGATTACATACTAACTATTCTGAATGGTGGTCAATACCTCGGGTTCCTCTAACCTTAAAAGATTCGTGGGCACGGATAATGGCTGGTGGTCTTTCTGATTTTGTAGCTTAATTATTTCACttgaatgtatatataatttatattgttaaTCTGATTGATAGATGTATGTTATGtttcaataaatatttacaacttCCCAACAATcttgagaaaatatttatattttaccttAGAATAAAAGTTGTAATCACTAAACTAGTGTgatatcatattttgtttacAAATATTGCTGACGTTGGTAACTAACACACATACCTCATGATAATATAATATACGTACAGAAGTTACGTCctttttgtcttcttcttcttctatatcTAAAATGCTCAATTTGGTAAAATTTGAAATGAATTTGTTGGAAGAAAATGCATGCGCTTTTCTCTCGCAGGTTCGTCGTtggctcctcttcttcttcgcaGCTAACTAAAtctctgatgaagaagaagctcgCTTTTTCTCACTCGAGCCAGAGCCGCCATATTCTGAGCCATcttccttcttcatcttttgtAACCCGCTTTGTTCCATCTCTTCTGTCGCTGTCGGAGAAATTAAGCTCATGGGTCCGGAAGTGTGTTGGAAGCTAGAGCTGGGTTCTTCTATACTCAGCTTCCTCCTCCTAAGCCTTGGGTCTTCACTGGCTTTCAAAAACGTGGATGGTATTGTTTCTTCCCCTATTTACTCTTAACATGTCTTACACAACTGAGCTTGGATATGATTTTTATATAGTAGCTTAATCtacatttcttttgttttcttggaGAAACTTGTCTTtgagtttagaaaaaaaaaaacttgtcttTGAGTTTGTAAAGTTTCTAGCTTTATTTTTAGGGTTTTAAGGCATGACTTATGTGGTTAATTTCACTACTTTTTTTGCCTTTCCAAAATCAAAAATGCTTTTGTGTATATGCGAGGAAACAGAAAAAGAACAATGAGAAATCAATAGGCTTTTTTTTTAACCATTTTCTGTGTAGTTCTTGATTTTGAGTAGCAGCAGAAAGCTCTTTTGATGCTTTTCCTTTTATAGAGCATAGACTAGAAGACTGGGAGCTGAGTAGGCTTTTCACTTGTGTTCCAtggttttcacttttttttatgctgtcccattttgatttttgttaaagGAGTAGGCTTTTCACTTGTGCTCCATGATataagctcttttttttttttgggtttccTCTGGCAGGAAGTCTTGGTTTAATGGAGCTAATGGCGTTGTCTTCGGATTGATAATAGCTAATGCTGCTGTATTTACTATGTGGAAGGTTTACGACCGGGAATGGATGATCAAAAATTTTGCGGTCAGATCAACAACGTCCAAAGCTCTaatcttttatcttttatttgatgTTTAGCTCTCTTGTCTTTTGATCTTTGTGCAGCTATCATTGAAAAGCTTTATGACTGGACGTATACACACGCTGATAACTTCGGGTTTCACTAATGTTGGAACCAGTCAACTCATCATGAACATGATTGGACTCTACTACTTTGGGACCCGCGTATGACCTCCTCTTTCCTTAACGTTTAAATTTTCCAGAGTGAAACCTTTCCTTTAATGAATGAATATTTATAACCCCATTGTTGTTAGATCGCAAGAACACTGGGACCGGTCTACCTTTTGAAGCTGTACATTGCTGGATCACTTGCTGgctctcttctcttcttaaGTGCTCATGCTGTAATGGCAATACTCAAGGTATATAATATCAACCAGAATAGTTTCCTTGCTCTCACATCATGAAAGGTCCACAGATGAGTAGTTTTTTCACACTATTAGTATTTACGTTTCTATATTGGTTGTTCAATCATACAGAGCCAAGGAGTTTCCTACAAGGGTCAATCAAAACCTATTGGACTGCTGGTATGTTTCTTTTATTCATCCAGTTAAATGAACTTGTCAGAGCATCTTTtggagtgagagagagagacgcaGAGGTTCTTGTTTAAAATCACCAAGATGAGGTAAAACTCTTTCTAACTTGTGTGGCAGGGTCCACAGGGATCTGTATATGCCATTGCACTGCTGGATATGTGCCTCTACCCCAAAGTTACTACATACTTTGCGTTTA belongs to Brassica rapa cultivar Chiifu-401-42 chromosome A07, CAAS_Brap_v3.01, whole genome shotgun sequence and includes:
- the LOC103831887 gene encoding transcription termination factor MTERF15, mitochondrial — protein: MASKLKPFINLLRYTPNRSLSSNPSSQSNYRKQISLANLLQRHGFPPSSLQHFLSKNTFLSNSDLSQTEASLSILLSFKLPQKQLVSLIHDCPNVLRPNFLKKWRAPLSGLSSSSAIKSVLEHSSRFGINPDKFHQCTKVLKGLGFCDSTVSKVLEAFPNVLALNEAEILRKVEFLVGIDVPNVERFFHVFPEILGISIESKLKPLLDEFIRIGFSKEEIKKEIFREPRVLGLELGELSRCLELIKTLKCREVIKDEIIEKGLFRAGFEVKVRVDCLCRHGLIRREAFKVVWKEPRVVLYEVDEVEKKVEFLTNRMGFHVKCLADVPAYLGVNFRKQIVPRYDVVEYLKLRGGLGCDVGLKGLVKPSMKRFYNLYVKPYPECERIFGKRREDARVRKQRHPAGLWKLMKPPSHVTTEEDVVNMKSFVESLA